In the genome of Arabidopsis thaliana chromosome 4, partial sequence, the window CAAATTCACGATATTCAGgaaattaaggaaaatatCCTAGTTAAAGAATATCcatttgttttacaaattcACGATATTTAGGAAATAACACGTTGAGAATCCTAATAAAATTATGACTGAGATAATTCCCTGTAGAAAGATTTTAGGCGAGAAATTTGGAGACAGAAAAAAAGCTTACttaaggaaaaagaaagagcttCTTACTTGATAAGCAACCTTGACCACTCAAAGGGAAAAGGTGATCGGCAACCATGGATGATGGAGAAGAGCTACCGGTTAAAACAATGCTGATGCTTCATGATGATTTAATATTAAACTGCTTAGCGCGCGTCTCAAGATCAAACCATCCAACTCTCTCATTAGTATGTAAGAGATTTCACTCTCTCCTTGCTTCAGTAGAGCTTTACCAAACCCGAACCCTCTTAGGCCGCACCGAGAGGTGTTTCTACGTGTGCTTACGACTCCGTACTGATTCTAAACAACTACATTGGTTCATTCTTGGCCAGAGACAATATAGTTCCAGAAAGATTTTGGTCCAAATTTTATCTCCCAATTCTACCTCTGCGGGTATTGCAGTGGTTGGTCCTAATATCGATGCCATTGGCGGAGGAATAAAGAGTAATACTTTGTCTAGCGTTATGGTCATGGACTCTCGTTCTCACACGTGGCGTGAAGCTCCAAGCATGCGGGTGCCCCGCATGTTCCCATCAGTTTGCACCCTTGATGGGAAAATATATGTAATGGGAGGCTGTGATAATCTAGATTCAACGAATTGGATGGAGGTTTTTGATACGAAAACTCAAACTTGGGAGTTTTTACAGATCCCTAGCGAGGAGATATTTGGAGGCTCTGCGTACGAAAGCGTAAGGTATGAAGGAACCGTCTATGTTTGGTCTGAGAAAAAGGATGTGACTTACAAGCTACATGAAGGTAGATGGAGTGCAGCAGACATGTCGGCGAATGGTTGGGGTTGGCCAGGATCTTCTTATTGTGTGATAGAGAATGTGTTATACAGTTGTTTTGTCCACAAAATCCGTTGGTATGACCCCAAAGAAAGAGTATGGACACCTTTAAAAGGACTGCCTTCCTTGCCTTGTAATGGCCACGTTAAATTGGCGGATTATGGTGAAAAAATGGTGATTTTGTGGGAGAAGTATGTGGAtgttgatgagaaaaaaatgatttggtGATGCGGAAATTGCGATAAAAAAACGCCAAAATGGAGAAATTTGGGGAACGGTAGAGTGGTTTGACAATGTGTTTATGTCCAATGGGCCAAACGCTTTAATGGGTTTAGTGCATGCGCTTACTAGTACGGTTTGGTGACATGAACGTGTGAACTGAATCAAAGTCAcccaaatttagttttattttgatttttcctttttgatatTCTTGTCGAACCCGAGACCTTGGAGAATTGTTTggttatgatttttcttttgcaattCGTTTGGCAACATCTAACAATCTAATTTTAGTGGTAAGCAGAGCTGGTTCACTTCTATTATCATTCAACTGATGAACCACGAGAACGCTCTCTTGTGCATTCAGAGGCTTCTCCTTGGTGCTAAGTACGCTAGCTTTTTGCAAGCTAGATGGGACTTGCATGTCTCTTTCAATATAATGGAATACAACCAAAACACACAGATTGTGTTTCCTTTTTCCCCTgtccaaaaagaaaacgtgCTTCAACTCCTGCatgcttcttttctttcgaTTCTACAAATTCCAAGACCATCTGTTTATTGCTTGTTCTGGAGAATCTGCTATTGCCTATTGTATGTTTAAATAATTTCTGGgttgtttttttgtacttACTTATTCAATAAAGAGAGCTTGAGGAAGAATGCTATTGTTGCAAGACAGAAACTTTTGGGCCAGCAGTTACTTTGTTGTGTGAAGTGAGAGTTTCAGATAATATGGAGATGAGATTACCTTTGATTTACTTTTGGTCGCACGTCTAATCAGATTCATGCATTCACT includes:
- a CDS encoding Galactose oxidase/kelch repeat superfamily protein (Galactose oxidase/kelch repeat superfamily protein; CONTAINS InterPro DOMAIN/s: F-box domain, cyclin-like (InterPro:IPR001810), Galactose oxidase/kelch, beta-propeller (InterPro:IPR011043), Kelch repeat type 1 (InterPro:IPR006652), Kelch related (InterPro:IPR013089), Kelch-type beta propeller (InterPro:IPR015915); BEST Arabidopsis thaliana protein match is: Galactose oxidase/kelch repeat superfamily protein (TAIR:AT4G33900.1); Has 5863 Blast hits to 3619 proteins in 191 species: Archae - 2; Bacteria - 157; Metazoa - 4173; Fungi - 10; Plants - 1321; Viruses - 45; Other Eukaryotes - 155 (source: NCBI BLink).), which encodes MDDGEELPVKTMLMLHDDLILNCLARVSRSNHPTLSLVCKRFHSLLASVELYQTRTLLGRTERCFYRQYSSRKILVQILSPNSTSAGIAVVGPNIDAIGGGIKSNTLSSVMVMDSRSHTWREAPSMRVPRMFPSVCTLDGKIYVMGGCDNLDSTNWMEVFDTKTQTWEFLQIPSEEIFGGSAYESVRYEGTVYVWSEKKDVTYKLHEGRWSAADMSANGWGWPGSSYCVIENVLYSCFVHKIRWYDPKERVWTPLKGLPSLPCNGHVKLADYGEKMVILWEKYVDVDEKKMIW